Proteins from a genomic interval of Anas platyrhynchos isolate ZD024472 breed Pekin duck chromosome 4, IASCAAS_PekinDuck_T2T, whole genome shotgun sequence:
- the EGR4 gene encoding early growth response protein 4 gives MLNVMDFSCSDPLYSKYEESCEMKAGELQGLGQPEQQLLAEAEFLGGELLGAPVSGGAADYPPPGSQPSPSLSYTGSFFIKAVPEHPQDQESLFNLMSGILGISPFAPSEGHQRHPDALYPCPEVSPNQLELYAGCQPDISGPVPAPFGEQGYGTFPATEATHPLQPQPSLGSPSQCFFEPKLLDTKQDIKLPPSSPSLDKFKASCAQWEPVAQPQTYLPAGYHSPETFPAGESGQAMFHPLGSKMENVLAVSCQSELSSLAEDPGCFPGAALGFGCEPENFPARGGDFGDPKLHNLAPQLLPDFDSSLAQPEVLPALLSSGELLHPHPSPSVPPADFLGHPAPASIPSLLPAAPPALAEPKKKPRRTKCSSKCFCPKPHEKAFACPVENCVRSFARSDELNRHLRIHTGHKPFQCRICLRNFSRSDHLTTHIRTHTGEKPFSCDTCGRRFARSDEKKRHSKVHLKQKARTEEKLKGLGFFSVGLSFGTL, from the exons ATGCTCAACGTGATGGATTTCTCCTGCTCGGACCCGCTGTACTCCAAATATGAGGAGAGCTGCGAGATGAAAGCCGGGgagctgcagggtttggggcagCCCGAGCAGCAACTTCTGGCGGAGGCCGAATTCCTCGGAG GTGAGCTGCTGGGCGCCCCGGTGAGCGGAGGGGCTGCGGATTATCCCCCCCCGGGCAGCCAGCCCTCCCCCTCGCTCAGCTACACCGGCAGCTTCTTCATCAAGGCGGTGCCGGAGCACCCCCAGGACCAGGAATCCCTCTTCAACCTGATGTCGGGGATCCTGGGCATCTCCCCCTTCGCCCCCTCCGAGGGTCACCAAAGGCACCCGGACGCTCTCTACCCCTGCCCCGAGGTGTCCCCAAACCAGCTGGAGCTCTACGCCGGCTGCCAGCCCGATATCAGCGGCCCCGTGCCGGCCCCATTCGGCGAGCAGGGCTACGGCACCTTCCCCGCCACCGAGGCCACgcaccccctgcagccccagccctcttTGGGGAGCCCCTCGCAGTGCTTCTTCGAGCCCAAGCTCCTGGACACCAAGCAGGACATCAAGCTGCCCCCCAGCTCACCGTCCCTGGACAAGTTCAAAGCCTCCTGCGCCCAGTGGGAGCCCGTGGCCCAACCCCAAACCTACTTGCCCGCTGGCTACCATTCCCCCGAGACCTTCCCGGCTGGGGAGAGCGGCCAGGCCATGTTCCACCCGCTGGGCTCCAAGATGGAAAACGTGCTCGCCGTCAGCTGCCAGTCGGAGCTCAGCAGCCTCGCCGAGGACCCCGGCTGCTTCCCCGGAGCCGCTTTGGGATTCGGCTGCGAGCCCGAAAACTTCCCAGCCCGCGGTGGCGACTTCGGCGACCCCAAGCTCCACAACCTcgccccccagctcctgccggATTTCGACTCCTCCTTGGCTCAGCCCGAAGTCCTGCCGGCTCTGCTGAGCTCCGGCGAGCTcctccacccccacccctcGCCCTCCGTCCCTCCCGCGGACTTTTTGGGCCACCCGGCCCCGGCCTCCATCCCCTCGCTGctgcccgccgccccgccggccTTAGCCGAGCCCAAAAAGAAGCCTCGGCGCACCAAGTGCTCTTCCAAATGCTTCTGCCCCAAACCCCACGAGAAAGCCTTCGCCTGCCCGGTGGAGAACTGCGTGCGGAGCTTCGCCCGCTCCGACGAGCTCAACCGGCACCTGCGCATCCACACGGGCCACAAACCCTTCCAGTGCCGCATCTGCCTGAGGAATTTCAGCCGCAGCGACCACCTCACCACCCACATCCGCACCCACACGGGCGAGAAGCCCTTCTCCTGCGACACCTGCGGCCGCCGCTTCGCCCGCAGCGACGAGAAGAAGCGGCACAGCAAAGTCCACCTGAAGCAGAAAGCGAGGACGGAGGAGAAGCTCAAAGGCTTGGGTTTCTTCTCGGTGGGGCTCTCCTTCGGGACGCTGTGA